A single genomic interval of uncultured Sunxiuqinia sp. harbors:
- a CDS encoding CsgG/HfaB family protein translates to MRKILLIAFTGLLISSVQGQTFNPFATKFKAYVINAPEVILTDVDKIAVLNFSTLSSEFAKESGADLGTKLADYMMTDLFRESSGADDVSRVFVKGFRTNIFQLVERNKLNQVIAEQDLQNSGIVRDDQAVAIGKVLGIDAIITGSISYSSNDTHEKSSLVSNEYKSKRTVTCEARMKILSVKSGEILGTISEQATRVDEAKTNSAYPVYSSLQSPAAIAGDACKDLARVLVNYFCPHFVEVEYQMETIKVKEYRDRAKDANNYVERGEITSAYKLYKAIYDEDNYNPKVAYNLGVLYEVVGDFQHAYDCFSVAHQLNDKNDGYYEAYKRAESGSQLMEALAHLGIVIEPFEYKEGGETVLAKKLTTKGSRSKRVIAYAEPNSKSKVVGQIPGSTSLTILNQAGEWYQAQLLGNKTGYFHESDIRVE, encoded by the coding sequence ATGAGAAAAATTCTACTTATTGCATTTACCGGATTACTGATTTCAAGTGTCCAGGGACAGACATTTAACCCTTTTGCCACCAAGTTTAAAGCCTATGTCATTAACGCTCCAGAGGTCATCCTGACTGATGTAGATAAAATTGCCGTATTAAATTTTAGCACCCTGAGCAGCGAGTTTGCCAAAGAGTCGGGAGCCGATTTAGGGACAAAATTAGCCGACTACATGATGACCGACCTCTTCAGAGAGAGCAGCGGTGCTGATGATGTTTCACGTGTATTTGTAAAAGGATTCCGGACTAACATTTTCCAATTGGTGGAACGAAATAAACTGAATCAGGTCATTGCAGAACAAGACCTTCAAAACAGTGGTATCGTTCGTGATGATCAGGCTGTTGCCATCGGTAAAGTTCTTGGTATTGATGCTATTATTACGGGAAGCATATCCTATTCATCAAATGACACACATGAAAAATCAAGTCTCGTTTCGAATGAATACAAATCAAAGAGAACAGTCACTTGCGAGGCACGGATGAAAATTCTTTCTGTAAAATCGGGAGAAATACTTGGAACCATTAGTGAACAAGCGACCCGGGTTGACGAAGCCAAGACAAACAGCGCCTATCCGGTATACAGCAGCCTACAGTCTCCTGCAGCTATTGCCGGCGATGCATGCAAAGACCTAGCCCGTGTACTGGTTAATTATTTCTGCCCCCATTTCGTTGAGGTTGAGTATCAAATGGAGACAATTAAAGTAAAAGAATACCGCGACCGCGCCAAAGATGCAAACAACTATGTTGAGCGTGGAGAAATTACATCGGCTTATAAACTGTACAAAGCAATATACGATGAGGACAATTATAACCCAAAGGTTGCCTATAATCTTGGTGTGCTATATGAAGTTGTCGGCGATTTTCAACATGCCTACGACTGCTTCAGTGTTGCTCATCAGCTAAATGACAAAAACGACGGTTACTACGAAGCGTATAAGCGAGCAGAAAGTGGAAGCCAACTTATGGAAGCTCTTGCTCATCTGGGCATTGTTATAGAACCATTTGAATACAAAGAAGGTGGAGAAACCGTACTGGCAAAGAAACTTACAACCAAAGGCTCAAGAAGCAAACGCGTGATTGCATATGCCGAACCAAACAGCAAATCAAAAGTAGTGGGGCAAATCCCAGGCAGCACTTCCCTCACAATTCTAAATCAGGCTGGAGAGTGGTATCAGGCACAATTACTTGGTAACAAAACCGGATATTTTCATGAATCAGATATTCGGGTGGAATAG
- a CDS encoding alpha/beta hydrolase, translating to MELARTTFEGGDKLLVLLHGNSLGKDVFTPFVKSITHKYKIVLFDLPGHGDSPKSSNYSIRSFSKILAENINQISGEKYIVAHSISGHLVFNALHLLENISGITCVGSPPLVSLSDTLEAFTDIGKVMFKPEWSAVELEMIINSLSAAHKQTLESIFEKVDPGFRMALSDSSFMEGFRNEVEILNGAEIPVNLVFSSDDPYLNPSYNQFLEAKLTNSIVKLFFLDWGGHVPFVKEPERFWNLLLKNCR from the coding sequence ATGGAATTAGCCCGAACGACATTTGAGGGAGGGGATAAGCTATTGGTTCTGCTTCATGGAAACTCACTTGGGAAAGATGTTTTTACTCCTTTTGTAAAGAGTATAACTCATAAATATAAAATCGTATTATTTGATTTGCCCGGGCATGGAGACTCCCCAAAATCCTCTAATTATAGTATCCGATCATTCAGCAAGATTCTGGCGGAAAACATCAATCAGATCTCTGGTGAAAAGTATATTGTTGCCCATTCCATTAGCGGGCATCTCGTTTTCAATGCTCTTCATTTATTAGAAAACATTTCGGGGATAACTTGTGTTGGATCGCCTCCACTTGTTAGCTTGTCAGATACCCTGGAAGCTTTTACTGATATTGGGAAGGTAATGTTTAAGCCTGAGTGGTCGGCAGTAGAATTAGAAATGATAATTAATAGTTTGTCGGCAGCCCACAAACAAACACTTGAGAGCATATTTGAAAAGGTTGATCCCGGATTTCGAATGGCATTGTCAGATTCCAGTTTCATGGAGGGATTCAGAAACGAAGTAGAAATTTTGAATGGCGCGGAGATTCCGGTAAACTTGGTGTTTTCCAGCGACGACCCATATCTTAACCCTTCATACAATCAGTTTTTAGAAGCAAAGCTAACGAACTCTATAGTAAAACTGTTTTTTTTAGATTGGGGAGGTCATGTCCCTTTTGTGAAAGAACCCGAGCGGTTTTGGAATTTGCTTCTGAAAAATTGTAGATGA
- a CDS encoding LuxR C-terminal-related transcriptional regulator, which produces MDQAEKEYFEKLKKELSKSSNKNGQDNLYYPLMPLQYSYIHDLRIGRFVNVHGVKNVLGYEEKLFTLDLYYKKLHEIDRKLIFNSSMKNLDTANLLDFKHPFETQFAILFRIKNLNNEYRHIFRLSTILEYSTKVERTFSICTDVTAMGLSYRESSHFSYVGDPINGSPISITHLSKQKWKNLSEREFQVLQLIADGKLTKEIADILHISKFTVNKHRQNIIRKNSGKSIPQLLAETFNGSL; this is translated from the coding sequence ATGGATCAGGCGGAAAAAGAGTATTTTGAGAAGCTAAAAAAAGAACTATCAAAATCAAGCAATAAAAACGGACAGGATAACTTGTATTACCCATTGATGCCACTTCAATATAGCTATATTCACGATTTAAGAATCGGACGTTTTGTGAACGTTCATGGCGTGAAGAACGTACTTGGGTACGAGGAAAAACTTTTCACCTTAGATCTCTATTACAAAAAACTACATGAAATCGATCGTAAATTAATCTTCAACTCCTCGATGAAGAACCTCGACACTGCCAACTTATTAGATTTCAAACATCCCTTTGAAACCCAGTTTGCAATTCTTTTTAGAATTAAGAATCTGAACAATGAGTATCGACACATTTTTCGATTAAGCACAATTCTTGAATACTCGACAAAAGTTGAAAGAACGTTTAGCATATGTACTGATGTTACTGCAATGGGACTAAGCTATCGCGAGAGTTCTCACTTTTCTTACGTGGGAGATCCCATCAATGGTTCTCCTATCTCAATAACTCATTTATCAAAACAAAAATGGAAGAACTTGTCAGAACGGGAGTTTCAAGTCCTACAACTGATTGCAGACGGGAAGCTCACAAAAGAAATAGCCGACATTCTTCATATCAGCAAGTTCACCGTGAACAAACACCGGCAAAATATTATCCGTAAAAACTCGGGGAAAAGCATTCCTCAACTGCTCGCTGAAACCTTCAATGGAAGTTTATAA
- a CDS encoding DUF2490 domain-containing protein, which produces MRNILSIVFVFLLLIVGNIDVFSQEERSFYLWNTTGVQVGLNDSYNLDVKTKTHYRLNDHFREMTYMDFAVSRDLTDWFNLGLAFRAAQNRKPSVDIMEYRPQLVPKLKFNLKKLIVSSTNRLEYRVFSQGDNYLRHYHNIFINFPSLTSCLDPYLGEELFTKLNSGGLHLVRFYGGLHLLNTKSFKLDAYYVWQSSKSDDRWSESDVLGLSLKFRI; this is translated from the coding sequence ATGAGAAATATCTTATCCATAGTGTTTGTTTTTCTGTTGCTGATCGTAGGCAATATAGATGTTTTTTCGCAAGAAGAGCGAAGCTTTTATTTATGGAATACCACCGGTGTTCAGGTGGGCTTGAATGATTCTTATAATTTAGATGTAAAGACTAAAACCCACTATCGGTTGAATGATCATTTTAGGGAAATGACCTATATGGACTTTGCTGTTTCGAGAGATTTGACGGATTGGTTTAATTTAGGGCTGGCTTTCCGTGCTGCACAGAACCGTAAGCCTTCGGTTGATATCATGGAGTATAGGCCACAGTTAGTACCCAAGCTCAAATTCAATCTCAAAAAACTCATCGTAAGTAGTACAAATCGACTTGAATATAGAGTGTTTAGTCAAGGTGATAATTACTTGAGACATTATCACAACATATTCATTAATTTCCCCTCCCTGACTTCATGTTTGGATCCTTATCTTGGTGAAGAGCTATTTACGAAACTTAACTCAGGAGGTCTTCACTTGGTCCGATTTTACGGAGGGTTACATTTGTTAAACACGAAAAGCTTTAAGCTGGATGCTTATTACGTTTGGCAATCCTCAAAATCTGATGATCGTTGGAGTGAGTCAGATGTACTTGGCCTAAGCCTGAAATTTAGAATCTAA
- a CDS encoding TonB-dependent receptor yields MRIWLTSILAVVLFLLQSNKLSSQNSTPPKGELALQDSIFEISEVTVHAYHYERKLMEVPASISIISADQLEQNTFNSIDEVLNKVPGVYMQQATPTTNRLTIRGVGSRTPYASNKTRAYYAGIPLTNGVGETTIEDLNQSVLSKVEIIKGPSSGFYGAGLGGTLLFDAIHSGKDQLTVNCGLSSYQTHQTNAKLSLNGKNSSNHLAIESLSSAGYRRNNETNRINLNYVGQFIVGQHELNIIINQTDLKGFIPSSLNFETYQKSPEQAATNWALVNGYEDYQKSLLGASVLSHWQSNWQSTVVLFGQNRSSDELRPFNFRKEDSRYFGNRIILEKLITTTSGSWKLLLGNENFFENYDWTTFENDNDGTTGPVLSDNHEKRNYTNLFGQVEYKTSEKWRISLGANFNHTRYNYTDRILTDGDQSAEHSFNPVISPRLAINHALTTKNNIYAQISHGFSPPSLEETLLPEGGKNTVIQPETGWNYEVGSRGYLFDGFYYDFSVYFMKLENLLVARRVAEDAYLGINAGKTAHPGLEYYLEYKLPDSYLNWQHKFNVNGSFTPYYFIDFVDGEHDFSGNGLTGSPRRQSNLEYHVNYKRKLKFQLHYQMVGKIPLRDNNSVYSNEYGLLNLNVQYFKSFGKLQSKLFAGVNNITNEHYSSMVLINANSFGGNTPRYYYPGSPINFRMGVKLTYQL; encoded by the coding sequence ATGAGAATTTGGTTGACGAGTATCCTTGCTGTTGTTTTATTCCTTCTCCAATCGAATAAGTTATCGTCTCAAAATTCTACGCCCCCAAAAGGTGAACTGGCTCTTCAGGACTCCATTTTTGAAATTAGCGAAGTAACTGTTCATGCCTATCATTACGAACGTAAATTGATGGAAGTACCTGCGTCTATCTCCATCATTTCTGCAGATCAGCTGGAACAAAACACTTTCAATTCGATTGATGAGGTTTTAAACAAGGTACCCGGGGTTTACATGCAACAGGCAACGCCAACCACCAACCGCTTAACAATTCGCGGAGTTGGCAGTCGCACTCCATACGCTTCCAACAAAACCAGAGCGTATTATGCCGGTATTCCGCTAACAAACGGCGTTGGCGAAACGACTATTGAAGATTTGAATCAGTCCGTTTTATCGAAGGTGGAAATCATTAAAGGTCCGTCGTCAGGCTTTTATGGAGCGGGGCTTGGAGGAACACTACTCTTTGATGCCATTCATTCCGGCAAAGATCAATTGACAGTGAATTGTGGATTAAGCTCGTACCAAACCCATCAAACAAACGCAAAGCTCAGTTTAAATGGGAAAAACAGTAGTAATCATCTCGCGATTGAAAGCTTGAGTTCGGCAGGATATCGTCGAAATAATGAGACTAACCGGATCAATCTTAATTACGTGGGGCAATTTATCGTCGGGCAACATGAGCTCAATATTATTATCAACCAGACCGACTTGAAAGGTTTTATCCCAAGCTCATTAAACTTCGAGACTTATCAAAAATCGCCAGAGCAAGCTGCAACCAACTGGGCTTTGGTAAACGGATATGAAGATTATCAAAAAAGTCTGCTTGGAGCGTCCGTACTCTCGCATTGGCAAAGTAACTGGCAATCGACTGTTGTACTATTCGGGCAAAATCGATCGTCGGATGAACTCCGCCCATTCAATTTTCGAAAAGAAGATAGTCGTTACTTTGGAAATCGAATTATACTTGAGAAGCTGATTACAACGACTTCAGGCTCCTGGAAACTTTTGCTGGGCAACGAAAACTTCTTTGAGAACTACGATTGGACAACCTTTGAAAATGACAATGATGGAACAACCGGCCCTGTGCTGTCAGACAATCATGAGAAACGGAATTACACCAATTTATTTGGACAAGTAGAGTACAAAACATCCGAGAAGTGGCGTATTTCGCTGGGAGCAAACTTCAACCACACGCGTTACAACTATACAGATCGAATCCTGACCGATGGAGACCAGTCGGCTGAACACTCCTTTAACCCGGTGATTTCACCTCGCCTAGCTATCAATCATGCACTCACAACTAAGAATAACATCTACGCGCAAATCAGCCATGGATTTTCACCTCCCAGTCTGGAGGAAACACTGCTTCCCGAAGGAGGGAAAAATACAGTTATTCAACCGGAAACGGGCTGGAACTATGAAGTTGGCAGTCGTGGATACCTGTTTGATGGGTTTTATTACGATTTTTCAGTTTATTTTATGAAGCTGGAGAATTTGTTGGTTGCCCGCCGTGTTGCCGAAGATGCCTACCTGGGAATTAACGCCGGAAAAACTGCGCATCCCGGACTGGAATACTACCTGGAATACAAACTGCCTGACTCATATTTGAACTGGCAACATAAGTTCAATGTTAATGGTAGCTTTACGCCCTATTATTTTATTGATTTCGTAGATGGCGAACATGATTTTTCGGGAAATGGACTCACGGGAAGTCCCCGGCGTCAGAGTAACTTGGAATACCACGTCAATTACAAACGAAAATTGAAATTTCAACTCCATTACCAAATGGTAGGCAAAATACCTTTGCGTGACAACAACTCTGTTTATTCGAATGAATATGGTCTGTTGAATTTGAATGTTCAGTATTTCAAATCGTTTGGTAAGCTTCAATCCAAATTATTTGCAGGCGTTAACAATATCACCAATGAACATTACAGCTCCATGGTTTTGATCAATGCAAATTCTTTTGGTGGAAATACCCCACGCTACTATTATCCGGGCTCACCCATTAACTTTCGGATGGGTGTAAAGCTAACTTACCAACTTTAA
- a CDS encoding replication-associated recombination protein A, whose amino-acid sequence MANLIPLAERLRPKTLDDYIGQEHLVGKGAVLRKMIESGNISSILLWGPPGVGKTTLAKIIANTLDRPFYTLSAINSGVKDVREVIEKARKLQFFNNPNPILFIDEIHRFSKSQQDSLLGAVEQGIVTLIGATTENPSFEVISPLLSRCQVYVLKHLEKDGLLKILELATKKDTDLKQQEILIDEYESLLRFSGGDARKLLNILELVVLAEEGTKIVITNEKVTERLQSNQATYDKNGEMHYDIISAFIKSIRGSDPDAAVYWLARMIEGGEDVKFIARRLLILASEDIGLANPNALLLAQSTFDAAHQIGYPESRIILSECTIYLATSPKSNSAYEAINTAQELVKRTGNLPVPLHIRNAPTKLMKELGYGKDYKYSHAYKGNFAEQDFLPEKIKTERLYKPQNNASELKIKERLKAWWGKRFDK is encoded by the coding sequence ATGGCAAACTTAATTCCATTAGCAGAACGCCTTCGTCCGAAAACTCTTGACGATTATATCGGCCAGGAGCATCTGGTTGGGAAAGGTGCTGTTTTACGAAAAATGATCGAATCGGGTAATATTTCATCCATCTTACTATGGGGTCCTCCCGGCGTAGGAAAAACAACACTTGCCAAGATTATAGCCAACACACTAGATCGGCCGTTTTACACTTTAAGTGCTATCAATTCAGGCGTAAAAGATGTTCGCGAGGTCATTGAAAAAGCCCGGAAGTTGCAATTTTTCAATAACCCCAATCCCATTTTATTTATCGATGAAATTCATCGCTTTAGCAAGTCTCAGCAAGACTCACTGCTAGGAGCTGTAGAGCAGGGAATTGTAACTTTAATTGGTGCAACTACTGAAAACCCATCGTTCGAAGTGATCTCACCTCTCCTATCGCGTTGTCAGGTTTATGTGCTCAAGCATTTGGAAAAAGATGGCCTGCTGAAAATTCTTGAGCTCGCCACAAAAAAAGACACCGACCTAAAACAACAGGAAATCTTGATTGACGAATACGAGTCGCTACTTCGATTTTCGGGTGGCGATGCCCGTAAATTGCTCAATATTCTTGAATTGGTTGTTTTAGCCGAAGAAGGAACCAAAATTGTGATCACCAACGAAAAGGTCACCGAGCGCCTGCAAAGTAACCAAGCTACTTACGACAAAAATGGCGAAATGCATTACGATATCATTTCGGCATTTATTAAAAGTATTCGAGGTAGTGATCCGGATGCCGCCGTATACTGGCTGGCACGCATGATTGAAGGAGGCGAAGATGTCAAGTTCATTGCCCGACGGTTACTTATTTTAGCTTCAGAAGATATTGGACTCGCAAATCCGAATGCACTGCTACTGGCACAGAGTACTTTTGATGCAGCACATCAAATTGGCTATCCCGAGTCACGCATTATCCTGTCGGAATGCACTATTTATTTGGCGACTTCCCCAAAAAGTAATTCAGCCTACGAAGCTATTAATACTGCCCAGGAGCTTGTAAAACGAACAGGGAATTTGCCAGTGCCTTTGCATATTCGAAATGCACCCACTAAGCTGATGAAGGAGCTTGGCTATGGAAAGGATTACAAATACTCGCATGCTTACAAAGGCAACTTTGCCGAACAAGATTTTTTACCTGAAAAAATAAAAACAGAGCGATTGTACAAACCTCAAAACAATGCCTCCGAATTAAAAATCAAGGAACGGTTAAAAGCGTGGTGGGGCAAACGATTTGATAAATAA
- a CDS encoding tetratricopeptide repeat protein: MKQAIRSLFISERNHSDDEFLINKTTRFRKPVIRLVSLSFLLVFFSSVSYGQLNINHYIRVGQTRIQIGNYVGAIENFNIVIKFKPQLPESYYYRAVAKHQLEDFRGAIRDYDKAIDIKPYYPDAFMHRGLAYLELKEYDKALEDYDKALELDPNNEAIYNNRGIAKLSLKDIDGAIADYDKALKINPNFINAFVNRSNANILKGDIREGIRDLNRAIIIRPHYANAYLLRGLARFGLEDYAAALRDFDQTIKLDPQNAYAYNNRGIVKQKLEDYQGAIMDYDLALEINPTLPNAYFNRGIAKEILEIAGYEHDYEVAAKLDPSLNIRQRMIEEDALAQNQQQTQQQQQGTQTGQQQARSVQQQNNSASKQQAQNTQQKNPAQTPNRPNTQQKQEETKEQRDRRRFRLSLADTRNLPTDEDVEVEDGRIQNRNIIIELQDLFVISSYSQHSINYERMQYYNMALEELNNFNNYTPTFTITNIEMNKFVDYFRNNILYFNEKIKINEAPENYLCRGIFKFMVNEYSEAMEDFDKAISLDEKNTLAHFSRANCRTKMVELLESLPDFSEDLTVPVGSNINSEQDNSLEFVTEYKNILDDYQVCVFLRPNFPFAYYNKAYILCKLDRYEEAIRNLDKAIELQPDFAEAYYNRGLTKIYLDDVDGGAMDLSKAGEFGIQEAYNVIKRYCN, from the coding sequence ATGAAACAAGCGATTAGAAGCCTTTTTATTTCTGAAAGAAATCATTCTGATGATGAATTCCTGATAAACAAAACCACTAGATTTAGGAAACCGGTTATTCGATTGGTCTCGCTTTCATTTCTCTTGGTATTTTTCAGTAGCGTGTCATACGGGCAGCTAAATATCAACCATTATATTCGTGTGGGGCAAACGCGTATTCAGATTGGTAATTATGTTGGCGCTATCGAAAATTTTAATATCGTCATAAAATTTAAACCGCAATTACCTGAATCATACTATTATAGGGCGGTTGCCAAACATCAGCTGGAAGACTTTCGCGGAGCCATTCGCGATTACGATAAAGCCATTGACATTAAACCTTATTATCCTGATGCCTTTATGCACCGAGGCCTGGCATATCTCGAACTGAAAGAATACGACAAAGCATTGGAAGATTATGACAAAGCGTTGGAACTAGATCCAAACAACGAAGCGATATATAACAACCGTGGAATTGCAAAGCTCTCGTTAAAAGATATTGATGGAGCAATTGCCGATTATGACAAAGCACTGAAGATCAATCCAAATTTCATTAATGCATTTGTAAACCGAAGCAACGCTAATATTTTAAAAGGAGATATTCGCGAGGGTATTCGTGATTTAAACCGGGCAATCATTATCCGACCACACTATGCCAATGCCTACCTGCTTCGTGGTCTGGCACGGTTCGGACTGGAAGATTATGCAGCGGCTCTGCGCGATTTTGATCAAACCATCAAGCTTGATCCACAAAATGCTTATGCATACAACAACCGAGGAATTGTAAAGCAAAAGCTGGAAGACTATCAAGGAGCCATCATGGATTACGACTTAGCACTGGAGATCAACCCGACTCTGCCGAATGCCTATTTCAACAGGGGAATTGCAAAAGAAATTTTAGAGATTGCAGGCTACGAACACGACTATGAAGTAGCTGCTAAATTAGATCCCAGTCTGAATATTCGCCAACGCATGATAGAAGAAGATGCCCTAGCTCAAAATCAACAACAGACACAGCAACAGCAGCAAGGAACGCAAACTGGTCAACAACAAGCTAGATCGGTTCAGCAACAAAACAACAGTGCTAGTAAGCAGCAGGCACAAAACACACAGCAAAAAAATCCGGCACAAACCCCCAATCGACCAAATACACAACAAAAACAAGAAGAGACCAAAGAGCAACGAGATCGTCGTCGTTTCCGGCTTTCGTTGGCTGACACCAGAAACCTACCAACCGACGAAGATGTGGAAGTAGAGGACGGACGTATTCAAAATCGGAATATTATTATTGAATTACAAGATCTTTTCGTGATTTCTTCCTACAGTCAGCATTCGATCAATTATGAACGTATGCAATATTACAACATGGCTTTGGAGGAATTGAATAACTTCAATAATTACACGCCAACTTTCACCATTACGAATATTGAAATGAACAAATTCGTTGATTATTTCAGAAACAATATTCTCTATTTCAACGAAAAAATAAAAATAAACGAAGCACCCGAAAACTATCTATGCCGTGGAATCTTTAAATTTATGGTGAATGAATACAGCGAAGCAATGGAAGATTTCGACAAAGCTATTTCATTGGATGAAAAAAATACACTAGCTCACTTTAGCCGCGCAAACTGTCGGACAAAAATGGTTGAGTTACTGGAGTCTCTTCCTGACTTTTCAGAGGATTTAACGGTTCCGGTTGGATCAAACATCAATAGCGAGCAAGATAATAGCCTTGAATTTGTCACCGAATACAAAAACATTCTGGATGACTATCAGGTTTGTGTATTTTTAAGACCGAATTTCCCATTTGCATATTACAACAAAGCATACATTCTTTGTAAATTAGATCGGTACGAAGAAGCAATACGTAATTTAGATAAGGCGATTGAGCTGCAACCGGATTTTGCAGAGGCCTATTACAACAGAGGCCTTACCAAAATATACCTGGATGATGTCGATGGTGGTGCAATGGATTTAAGTAAAGCCGGTGAATTTGGCATTCAGGAAGCATACAACGTAATAAAAAGATACTGTAACTGA
- a CDS encoding DNA-3-methyladenine glycosylase I translates to MEKRCDWCLSNDLYIDYHDKEWGVPLHDDQKLFEFLLLEGVQAGLSWLTVLRKRENYRLAYDNFDPVKIAIYDEAKMQELLQNAGIIRNRLKVAASVNNAKRFLDVQKEFGTFDNYIWSFVDHKPIVNHFKTLADVPTKTALSDKISKDMRKRGFKFVGSTIIYAHMQATGMVNDHLTSCFRHAELTEK, encoded by the coding sequence ATGGAAAAGAGATGCGACTGGTGTTTGAGTAATGATTTGTACATCGACTACCACGATAAAGAATGGGGTGTGCCTTTACATGATGACCAAAAACTATTTGAGTTTTTATTGCTGGAAGGTGTTCAGGCTGGTTTAAGTTGGTTGACAGTATTACGCAAACGCGAAAATTACCGCTTGGCTTATGACAATTTTGACCCGGTTAAAATTGCAATTTATGATGAAGCTAAAATGCAAGAGTTGCTTCAGAATGCCGGGATTATACGCAATCGATTAAAAGTAGCAGCAAGTGTAAATAATGCCAAACGATTTCTTGATGTTCAAAAGGAGTTTGGAACGTTCGACAACTACATCTGGTCGTTCGTTGATCACAAACCCATTGTCAATCACTTTAAAACACTTGCTGATGTTCCTACAAAAACAGCTCTTTCCGATAAAATTAGCAAAGACATGAGAAAGCGCGGTTTTAAATTTGTTGGTTCAACTATAATTTATGCCCACATGCAAGCAACAGGAATGGTTAACGACCACCTGACGAGTTGTTTTAGGCATGCCGAATTAACTGAAAAGTAG
- a CDS encoding DUF3127 domain-containing protein, which yields MSLEVKGKINQILDVNSGVSKAGKEWKKREFVIETDDQFPKQVCFTLFNDKISLLEGLNSGEDVNVSFSVESREFNGRWYHNINAWRIDRLTPGASLDVPPEFSPDDIPPEAGDKDDLPF from the coding sequence ATGAGTTTAGAAGTAAAAGGAAAGATAAACCAAATTTTGGATGTAAATTCCGGCGTGAGCAAGGCCGGGAAAGAATGGAAAAAACGGGAGTTTGTTATTGAAACCGATGATCAGTTTCCAAAGCAAGTGTGCTTTACCTTGTTTAATGATAAAATTTCACTTCTCGAAGGACTGAACTCCGGCGAGGATGTAAACGTATCATTTTCGGTAGAATCGCGCGAATTTAACGGACGATGGTATCACAACATCAATGCATGGCGTATTGACCGGCTGACACCGGGAGCTTCTCTAGATGTTCCGCCAGAGTTTTCTCCCGATGATATTCCGCCAGAAGCAGGCGATAAAGATGACTTGCCATTTTAA